From Peptococcaceae bacterium, the proteins below share one genomic window:
- a CDS encoding TRAP transporter substrate-binding protein, with protein MRKKISFLFALLLIIAFVTAACTSSAPVTEEKKEPAGPAVIKLAHVVNEKDGFHIAAVKFKELVEERTKGAVKIEIHPNATLGDERTLIEGMQVGTIQMGVITNGPVANFLPEIAVFEMPFLFGSPEEAYKVLDGEAGKKVLSKLDTVNLKGLAFAERGFRNLTNSKKAVKAADDVAGLKIRVMENPVYIDTFKALGANAVPMAWTEALTALQQKTIDGQENPVNVIYAYKLYETQKYLSMTKHTYAPALFLMSKKFFDSLSKEVQETVQKSAQEAAVYERKWNAEQMSGQLKELAEKGMQIIEPDLASFQKAVKPVYDKYGSKFGTLLDEINKAKK; from the coding sequence ATGAGAAAAAAGATTTCATTTTTGTTTGCCCTGCTGTTGATCATCGCATTCGTGACAGCGGCGTGCACTTCTTCCGCCCCTGTGACAGAGGAGAAAAAAGAACCCGCCGGGCCTGCTGTTATCAAACTGGCGCATGTCGTGAATGAAAAGGACGGCTTTCATATCGCCGCCGTCAAGTTTAAGGAACTTGTGGAAGAACGGACCAAGGGAGCGGTGAAAATCGAAATCCATCCCAACGCCACGCTGGGGGATGAACGAACCCTGATCGAGGGAATGCAGGTAGGCACGATCCAAATGGGAGTTATCACCAACGGTCCGGTGGCGAACTTTCTTCCGGAAATAGCCGTTTTCGAGATGCCCTTTCTATTTGGTTCACCTGAGGAAGCCTACAAGGTCCTGGACGGGGAAGCCGGGAAAAAAGTCCTGTCCAAGCTGGATACTGTTAACTTAAAAGGTCTCGCTTTTGCGGAAAGAGGTTTCAGAAACCTTACCAACTCGAAAAAGGCGGTGAAAGCTGCCGATGACGTGGCGGGATTGAAGATCAGGGTGATGGAGAATCCCGTGTACATCGATACCTTCAAGGCCCTGGGCGCGAATGCCGTTCCCATGGCCTGGACCGAGGCCTTGACGGCTTTACAGCAAAAAACAATCGACGGCCAGGAAAACCCGGTAAACGTCATCTATGCTTATAAACTGTATGAAACGCAAAAATACCTGTCCATGACAAAGCACACGTATGCTCCGGCGCTGTTTTTGATGAGCAAGAAGTTCTTTGATTCCTTGAGCAAGGAAGTGCAGGAAACGGTTCAAAAATCCGCGCAGGAAGCGGCGGTATACGAGCGCAAGTGGAATGCCGAGCAGATGTCAGGCCAGTTGAAAGAACTGGCTGAAAAAGGCATGCAGATAATTGAACCGGATTTGGCTTCTTTCCAGAAAGCCGTAAAACCAGTCTATGATAAATACGGATCAAAGTTTGGAACCCTGCTGGATGAAATCAATAAAGCCAAAAAATAA
- a CDS encoding FadR family transcriptional regulator, with protein MNGEPSKRKHDLIIDKIVDCVEKGTFKPNKKIYSEHRLSNILGINRGPVRETIAALEILGVVSSKQGEGTYLNAFSLENSSKALSLLLLLDEVDIKDISQVRRIMEMAAVELSAVNRSAENLALLKNCLHNMSKLDDPVRLANEDVRFHTLLASFSGNVLLKNLVNIFAVYIGRISVKNWKYFLQHEKSKAQQVIEQHQAILKGIAVKDPSLCRAAMERHISFAEEQFYPR; from the coding sequence GTGAACGGAGAGCCCTCCAAACGCAAGCATGACCTGATAATAGATAAAATTGTTGATTGTGTGGAAAAGGGCACCTTCAAGCCGAACAAAAAGATCTATTCCGAGCACAGGCTTTCCAATATCCTGGGCATAAACAGGGGACCGGTAAGAGAAACGATTGCGGCCCTGGAAATACTGGGAGTTGTCAGCAGCAAACAGGGAGAAGGAACTTACCTTAATGCTTTCAGCCTGGAGAACTCTTCGAAAGCTCTTTCCCTTTTGCTGTTGCTGGATGAGGTTGACATTAAGGACATCAGCCAGGTCAGGAGAATAATGGAAATGGCGGCGGTAGAACTGAGCGCCGTCAACAGGTCCGCCGAAAACCTGGCTCTTTTAAAGAACTGCCTGCACAACATGTCCAAACTGGATGATCCCGTCAGGCTGGCCAATGAAGACGTCAGGTTCCATACGCTGCTGGCCAGTTTTTCCGGCAATGTTTTATTAAAAAATCTGGTTAACATTTTTGCCGTTTACATCGGCAGGATTTCTGTTAAGAATTGGAAATATTTTTTGCAGCATGAAAAATCCAAAGCGCAGCAGGTTATTGAGCAACACCAGGCAATTTTAAAGGGTATAGCCGTAAAAGACCCCTCTTTATGCCGCGCGGCCATGGAAAGACATATTTCCTTTGCCGAAGAACAGTTTTATCCCCGTTAA
- the ilvC gene encoding ketol-acid reductoisomerase translates to MAKLYYDSDCNFQLIKDKKIAVIGYGSQGHAQAQNLQDSGANVVVGLPAEFKEERAKVVADGLAVADTAEAARLGDIIMMLAPDTLQPAIYEQSIKPHLQAGNVLMFAHGFNINYNQIIPPPYVDVVMVAPKAPGHTVRSQYKAGMGVPCLLAVHQDVSGKAKEYGLAYAKGIGAGRAGIIETTFREETETDLFGEQAVLCGGVTELMKAGFETLVEAGYQPEIAYFECINEMKLIIDLIFQGGFKYMRYSVSDTAEYGDYISGSRIITEETRKEMKKILAEVQSGAFASKWIQENNAGGRAEFLYRRKKESEHQLEIVGENLRKMMTWIKK, encoded by the coding sequence ATGGCTAAACTATACTATGACAGCGACTGCAATTTCCAATTAATCAAGGATAAAAAAATCGCCGTGATCGGTTACGGCAGCCAGGGCCACGCTCAGGCCCAGAATCTCCAGGACAGCGGGGCAAACGTGGTGGTGGGGCTGCCAGCGGAATTCAAAGAAGAGAGGGCCAAGGTTGTCGCGGACGGGCTGGCTGTCGCGGATACGGCGGAAGCGGCCAGGCTCGGCGATATTATCATGATGCTGGCTCCAGACACGCTTCAGCCCGCCATCTACGAGCAAAGCATCAAACCGCATCTCCAAGCGGGTAACGTTCTGATGTTCGCCCACGGTTTTAATATCAATTACAACCAGATCATTCCTCCGCCGTACGTGGATGTGGTCATGGTGGCTCCCAAGGCTCCCGGTCATACGGTGAGAAGCCAGTACAAGGCCGGGATGGGGGTCCCCTGTCTTCTTGCCGTGCATCAGGACGTGTCCGGTAAAGCCAAGGAATACGGGCTTGCTTACGCGAAAGGCATCGGAGCCGGTCGGGCCGGTATTATTGAAACGACTTTCCGTGAAGAAACGGAAACCGACCTGTTCGGGGAACAGGCCGTGCTCTGCGGTGGAGTAACCGAGTTAATGAAAGCAGGTTTCGAGACGCTCGTAGAAGCCGGGTATCAGCCGGAAATCGCCTATTTTGAGTGCATCAACGAAATGAAGCTTATTATCGATCTCATCTTTCAGGGCGGTTTCAAGTACATGAGGTATTCGGTCAGTGATACCGCCGAATACGGCGACTATATAAGCGGGTCAAGAATAATCACGGAGGAAACAAGAAAAGAAATGAAAAAGATCTTGGCCGAAGTCCAGAGCGGGGCTTTCGCCAGCAAGTGGATCCAGGAAAACAACGCCGGCGGCAGGGCTGAATTCCTGTACAGGCGGAAAAAGGAATCAGAACACCAGCTGGAAATAGTGGGTGAAAATTTAAGAAAAATGATGACCTGGATAAAAAAATAG
- a CDS encoding alpha-ketoacid dehydrogenase subunit beta, whose product MRTITYGQAISEALREEMLRDRSVLIMGEDMGVLGSVFGLTKGFLEEFGPLRVIDTPISESSFTGMAVGAAMRGLRPVVEIMYVDFTPVCMDAIVNQAAKMCYMTGGQISVPLVIRAPGGAGRRNAGQHSQSLEALFTHIPGLKVIAPATPYDAKGLLKSAIRDPDPVVCIEHKLLYATRGEVPEEEHLVPLGKAEIKRKGRDVTVICYSRQVLFALEAAEELSAEGIEAEIVDLRTLVPLDWAAIESSVKKTHRVVVVQEAVKRGGYAAEIAAQVMENAFDYLDAPVKRVAGLNVIPPFSPGLEDLIYPHKQDIMQGVREVLR is encoded by the coding sequence GTGAGAACGATTACATACGGCCAGGCCATATCAGAAGCTCTGCGTGAAGAAATGCTCCGCGACAGGTCGGTACTGATCATGGGTGAGGATATGGGCGTACTGGGCAGCGTTTTTGGTTTGACGAAAGGTTTTCTTGAAGAATTCGGGCCGCTCCGGGTTATCGATACCCCTATTTCCGAGTCTTCTTTTACGGGTATGGCGGTCGGCGCCGCCATGCGCGGCCTGAGGCCCGTGGTGGAGATAATGTATGTTGATTTCACTCCCGTTTGCATGGATGCCATCGTCAACCAGGCGGCAAAAATGTGCTATATGACAGGGGGACAGATCTCCGTACCCCTGGTCATCAGGGCTCCCGGCGGCGCGGGGCGCAGGAATGCGGGCCAGCATTCGCAGAGCCTGGAAGCGCTCTTTACCCATATCCCCGGCCTGAAGGTGATTGCTCCCGCCACTCCCTACGATGCCAAGGGGCTGCTGAAAAGCGCCATACGTGATCCCGATCCGGTGGTGTGCATCGAACACAAGCTGCTTTATGCCACCAGGGGAGAGGTCCCGGAAGAAGAACACCTCGTCCCTCTGGGGAAGGCGGAGATTAAGCGAAAAGGGCGGGATGTCACGGTCATTTGTTATTCCCGGCAGGTTCTTTTTGCCCTGGAAGCGGCGGAAGAACTAAGCGCCGAGGGGATCGAAGCGGAGATTGTCGACCTGAGGACGCTGGTCCCGCTTGACTGGGCTGCTATCGAAAGCTCGGTGAAAAAAACGCACAGGGTCGTGGTGGTGCAGGAAGCCGTCAAGCGCGGCGGCTATGCGGCGGAAATCGCCGCCCAGGTGATGGAAAACGCTTTCGATTACCTTGATGCGCCTGTCAAACGGGTGGCCGGGCTGAATGTGATCCCGCCGTTCAGTCCAGGCCTGGAGGACTTGATTTATCCCCATAAACAAGACATCATGCAGGGCGTGCGTGAAGTGTTGAGATAA
- a CDS encoding thiamine pyrophosphate-dependent dehydrogenase E1 component subunit alpha gives MKTGGYDRETAVKFYREMLRIRLFEMKAAELFSRALLAGNIHTCVGQEAVAVGACQALRPGDYITATHRGHGHCLAKGGDSRKMMAELFGKSAGYCRGKGGSMHIADVSLGILGANGIVGAGLPIAAGSALASKIMGKDEVTLAFFGDGASNTGNFHESLNMASAWNLPVIYLCENNRYGVSVCIERVTRVSNLAERAKAYGIPGVTIDGNDVFAVHEAVAEAARRARGGEGPTLIEAVTYRHRGHYEGDPQVYKPKEEIQEWKERDPVAGLKRKILEEGLAGDEELGAIENELRLEIEEAVEFAMDSPYPDAAQVTADVYSKDNEWGVAR, from the coding sequence ATGAAGACAGGCGGGTACGATAGAGAAACAGCCGTAAAATTCTACCGGGAAATGTTGAGAATAAGGCTGTTCGAGATGAAAGCCGCCGAATTGTTCAGCCGGGCGCTGCTGGCTGGCAACATCCACACCTGCGTGGGACAGGAGGCTGTTGCGGTAGGAGCCTGCCAGGCCTTGCGGCCGGGAGACTATATCACGGCCACACACCGGGGCCACGGCCACTGCCTGGCGAAGGGCGGCGATTCCAGGAAAATGATGGCCGAGCTGTTTGGCAAGTCCGCGGGGTACTGCCGCGGGAAGGGCGGCTCCATGCACATCGCCGATGTAAGCCTGGGTATTCTGGGGGCGAACGGGATCGTGGGGGCAGGGCTGCCCATTGCCGCTGGTTCCGCGCTTGCTTCTAAAATAATGGGAAAAGACGAAGTGACGCTGGCCTTCTTTGGCGACGGGGCCAGCAATACGGGTAATTTTCATGAATCGCTTAATATGGCCTCGGCCTGGAACCTGCCCGTAATTTACCTTTGCGAAAACAACAGGTACGGCGTTTCGGTCTGTATCGAAAGGGTTACCAGGGTCAGTAATTTGGCCGAACGCGCTAAGGCCTATGGAATCCCGGGGGTAACCATCGACGGAAACGACGTGTTTGCCGTCCATGAAGCCGTAGCAGAGGCCGCCCGGCGGGCGCGCGGCGGGGAAGGGCCCACCCTGATTGAAGCTGTTACCTACCGCCACCGCGGGCACTACGAGGGTGACCCCCAGGTCTATAAACCGAAAGAAGAAATCCAAGAGTGGAAAGAACGCGATCCCGTTGCCGGGTTAAAGAGAAAAATACTGGAAGAAGGACTGGCCGGTGATGAGGAACTGGGCGCGATAGAAAATGAGCTGCGGCTTGAAATCGAGGAAGCCGTCGAATTTGCCATGGACAGCCCTTATCCCGACGCCGCGCAGGTAACAGCCGATGTTTATTCTAAGGATAACGAATGGGGTGTGGCGCGGTGA